TGCCTAACAAGATTGAGAacatctttcaaaaaaaaaaaaaaatttttaactAATTTTAGGATAAGTTTGATTTTCAGCAGATTAGCTAAATCTAACTTTAACTAAAAAAACCTAGCTATATTTGAGGAAagagaatttaactaaaatttaaatttaatttgAGATTTAAGTATTCTGCTAGAGCATAACTCAATAAGTAATTAGTTATATTCAACTTTTAGCTATCCAAATAGCTATCACGGTTGAAAATGCTCTAAGGTAGACCGACCTTCTAGTCATATATCGATTAAACTAAAATTTACGCTTTCGAAACCAAGATATAAGCAATtcgattttttttgttctttccaAACATGCTTCCAAGTTTCAAGAGTTCAAGACACAATCTTTAAATTTCACCTTCAATTTCCAGACTTCTTCCATCCCTGCACCCaccttcaattttattttttccttcttctctttAAGAAAAAATGGAAAGTTCCACTTTCAATTTTTCAAAGCGTGCCCAATTttacttgaaaagaaaaaaagaaaaagaaaccttAGCCTGTTGGCCAACTCTAAGAGAAAAGGGAAACGTGAAAAGCGGATTGGGCACGCGTTTTTCAACAGAGATCGTGAGCTGGAAATCAGAACCTTCTTGTATACATTATTGTTAGCCAGTGAAATCTAGCCGAAAGAGTGAGATATTAGATTCTGTCAGCATTTGTTTTTTGTACCGAgtggtcaaaaaaaaaagtacagaGAGATAACAAGTGCGTTTGCTCAATGAGTTGgttgctttctctttttgtttctttattcttACTAGATCTGAAGGCTGAAGCCAATCCCTAGCAGCACTTGTAGCTTGAGTCCAAGACAAGCCAAGGGCATCGACCACCTTATACTACATTACTTTCACTCTACTCAAACGAGTTTAAATGCATTatttgagtgtttttttttttctaagcaAATTGAAATCAGATATGTCAAATCACTAAGTGCATTATTTGAGTGTATCCTCTCGAATCTCCAATACACAATAATCACTCGTATATCCTCTCCGTTGAAATTTGAAAGCGAATTCCTCGCTTGTTAATTTTCACAGGTTATGCAGCCATGTCTCTTCTTTTGGTAGATATACTAAGCATGTCGCATAAATCCATAACCTGATCTGTTTATCTACCCTTCTTTAACCTAAGCCTGATTATTTAGAAAGCGATTGAGGAGGTCTGGACAGAGCTATTCTAAAGAGCTAATGACCCATTTCTACAAAAAAAAGAGCTAATGACCCCAACTTTTCTTGTAGGATAACGACGAGCACACTTGTCGGGTCCGGTTGTCTAGTAGTGAAGTTAGAACACGTTAAAATTCAAGGCACATGGCTGCTGGTACTCCCTTCACGGGTTCATCTCCCCCCGTCACTTCTCAACAATTATTGGCATGCTAaccttccttgcaggcacacTTATTTTCGGGTAATCTTTGGGGTGGGTGTAGAAGAAGATCTCGTGAAACCCAGTTTCTTGGCCACATACCCATAACTGCTCGAAGACTCTTGACCAGGAAATTTTTTTGTGAATTTTCAAAATCGAAAAGGAACAGTAGTAGTAAGAAAAAGTTTTGCTTTCGATTTCATGTTCCATGAGTTCGTgcaccttcttcttttttattttttatttttaaaataaattcgtGCACCTTCCATAAATCAAGCTGTTACAAGTGAAACTTTTTTTGCGGAAATTTCTAAGAAACAGTGTGTTCATAACGTAtggcattttttttatttctcaaaaaaaaaaaaaaccgtatGGCATGTTTTTTGCAATGTGTCTCAAACATACATTTCTATGGATTAGAAATCCATATTGGAATCTCATCAGAGACCCAATTAGAATGGTTTGCATGAAGCACGCGAAATTGATTAAAATGTCTTGGAAATTGGAGGTTGACAGCAAGTTTGGGGGCTTCCACATTGTGCAAATATATGAGTCTTCAAATTCAACTTTTCAACTAGGATAAGAAAGAGTACAGAGACTCCATCTACACGTTCAAAGTGAGTGAAACCAATGTGATTTTGTAATGGTGAAACTATAATGGGACCAATGTTAGCCAAGAGCGGGTCAATACTAGCTCCTCCGCCCACAAGTTTCCCAAGTTACCTTTCATATGGTGCAGCATAGTATTGGGCATCAAGTCAATCTAGTTTCTCAATTTTATGGTGCACCTCTGAATATGGTAAACCCGAATGAAACAAATGGAAttgttcaaaaagaaaaaaagaaaaaaagcaataACAACAAAATTGAATAACAAGGTCTTCGGTATTATTTTCCGTCTTCCTATCAAGAAAAAGGAGCCAGACTTCCTTATTCATCACCTTCAGCAACCTCTTCTCGCATTTTAGCTTTGGACGAGATTTATCTACCTTTGGTttgaggatatatatatatatatatatatatatatatatatatatatgatacagTCCCGATCACCTGATCAGTTGCTGACCAGGTGATCGGGATCTATATaagatatatgtgtgtgtgtgtgtgttttaatcttaattattgaatttaaatCTATGGGCGGATGACCATAAAATTCTAATCACCCAGTGAGAAAGTAATTTCTATTAAGTAGGTTGGGCGGGTTTGGTTCCATCATCTGTGTGAAATCAAATCATGCGACTCTATATTTAATAGTGTCtgttatgttttctttttaaagCGGACAAATTAAtttcaataacaaaaaaaaaaacaattttactTATTTGAGATTAGCTTTAGAAAAGTTGAGAATGTTCATAAAATCAAAAAAGGTACAAAAACGATAACAGACCACCTTTTATTTTAAGAggactttttcttcttcttcttcaaatattgGAATGATCAGAATCTTTGAGCTTCGTTCAGCTTGTTTTTATTGTCACGGGGTAAGTACACATCTTTTACTAGAAGAAGAGTCTGATGGTGGAACCGTGGAAGTATAAGATCATCTCCAATGgagttttcttttaatttgtgtcaaattcaaatttgacatgtgACATGGCAACCTTCATTTTTGCCTAATTTTAATCCAACCGATATGTCAAAATTGtatgttattttaatatattttattctatttattttgtttttctcaatataattaatttttataaaaaaaatatctcatcctcatctctttctctgctgcttctgtttctttcgatatcttctttcttttctctctctgtaATCAAGTCCCACCCATCTCTACCCATTGATCAGTCTTCCTTTCTATAATCAAATGGTACCCAACTACGATCTTCTTTACTCTTCTCTTTGTTTATGTAATCAAGTGGTACCCGACTATTCTTCCCAAATTATTGATCAATCACAGCCCAGATCAATCAAAATTTGCTTGATTCTCAGCTTTATGTTCTACGCCTTCACGAATCCCAGATCTCAAATTGCCATTCCATCAAAGCCCAGAAGGATTCATGAAAATTTTTTATGAGTTGCTTTGGTCTGGGTAGGATGTGAGAATGAAATAaagcagcaacaacaagaagAGGAGGAGTAGAGTGAAGAAATGGCATGCCTCTTCTGCCACTGCTACTGTAATAATAATTAGAAGATGGAGAACGCGCTTTTCCCATCATTATCAGCATCTTGAGTTTCGAATGGGTATGGGTTTCCTTGAGAAAGCTCCAGTCTTTGAATTTGTCTCCTCAATTCCAGAATAAAAGGTGAGAACGcagaagggaagagagagagagagagagagagagagagaggcgagaaagaaagagggagaatgaaagaaacaataaaaaaataaaagacagagAGAGTTggggctgtcaaatttgacagagcaagcctcaatgtcaaatccacgtgTGTATGACCTATGGGTTGGAGGAGTGTTTCATCAGTCATTTGTTACCGTTTTACCCTCCACGTGGATTTGACCACtccgttggagatggtctaagtTGCTTCAGGTCAAAGTCTGTAAAAGAGTTAGGTTTAgaagaaaaagagtaaaaaaaaacttgattaTCCCCATTCTCATTGAACTTTTAGTTCTTCACACGCGTTCTTATTGTGCAGTGTTCCCATGCGGCAATGTTTGAGTGTCATGGGCAGTAGTTTGGACCACGCtgcatctttctttctttcttttctttgggaGAATTTAATAAATTTGAAGAGTGGAGAAAAACATACTCCGAGATATCCGGAGGAAAACTTAGGGTTGGAAAACAGAGTTTTGTTGCTGTGGCTTGTCCGGCGGCTTTCCCACGTCGATGGCGGCTTCTGGCTGCGTCGGCGTGTGGTGGATGTTGCTGGACAGGTGGTGGACTTATTAGTTTCTTATGGGGAGAGAGAATTTTGGCTACTGCAGCATCAAACAACGATGGTTTTCTTTCTCAGGCCTTTGGCTGGGTCACGACAGGGGTGGAGGATCCTGGTTATGGATCTGATGGGTGTGAGCGGCTGGGATGGTTTCACTCCGAGATGGAAGGGGATAGGAAGGTGGAGAGTCAAAGGGTGGTGGTGGTCAGCATATCCAGGCTTATGGAGGCGGTGCAGATTGCTCCCACTTTCATGGTTTTCAGTGCTCTTCTTTGTCAATGGTCTAGTTTTGGTCCTAGATATGGTCGGAGACTATGTAGATAGTGGAGGTGGAAGGCCACATGGCGGGCTTGGGTGGCTATAATGGGGTGAGATTGTGCGGTTGGGATTAAGGCGGTGGTTTGCTAGTGGTTGGGGTCTGAGGTCGAGGAAATTGAAAGCGTGTTACGGTGGTCGAATTCTCTTTTctattaggtttttagtttgtggtttttgattaggtttttaaggttttggtttttgtttaggtATAATAAGTCTCTCCTCAATTGAGCGAGGGTTAGGTTGTTTTGGTTTCATTGGTGTGTCGTGGTCTAGTCTTTTGTCGGTGCTTTTTGCTTATCAACGTGATGGTAaatcacccttacacgtggtctggcggTTTTGGATCGCGGTGTCCGAACgggtgaaaacagttcatcGTAAGGTTGGTGGCTGGGTTATATCGGTACATGTTTGGTGGTTACTCATTGTAGCTCGCGGGTGTGAGCGTCaaatttggttaggggttgagcctttttggctcatggaagtcaCTCATGTTGACGGTCCTGTAACTATGGATCTAATGCTATGTAatctgtttggttattaatgaaattttcatcttctcaaaaaataaaataaataaatttgacatttaactaatgaaaaaatgaattttacaaaaacaaaaaattagtaTTACATCTTCTTCTAATTTGTGCATAATTATGTACGACCTCTTTGTGTAAAATTAGTTATCCTCGCGAATGCTTTACAAGCTTGGTAGAGCTTGGTAGAGTGAAACAAAACATAGAAAGAAAAAGGCCAAGTACAATATCATAATCCCAATATTATATGAGTTCAGACTCATTAGCTAAACCCTAGCCACAATTGCACTTCGCACCATCACCCAACTTACAAATTGATGTATTGTATTAAAAAAACTTACAAATTGATGTAAatattaaaggaaaaacatattatgtgtcttcgtcaaactAACTGACAAATAGATAattagagtgtgtttggatgagagaaaaaatgatggaatttaattgaaagtgaggatttcataattcctaaaagccaattccctcgtttggcattatcagattggaaattttaaatttctctgtggaaaaaaacgaaggaattcgttatttaaattcctcacttcaatttccatcaaaataggtgtcatttacgaattcctttgcagtattcaatttttatttccaaaacaagacttttttctatattatctttttatttgttttaaactttcttaatttattacacatttcaaatcctaaatagatgcaaccaaacaatagaatttacaattaatggaattttagattgatagaattaaagattccatcatttataaattcctacggattttacaattttctcatccaaacgcaccgttAAGGAATTAGCGATTACAGCTCAATCATcatttactattattattataattgaTATTTCTATTATAATCATCTCTCTATATAAAATGACTAtctaatgaaatgagtagatcaATTTCTATTTACTTTTACAGTAGAGGAGTTATGAATTTAACTTACAATTCCCTTcgtttttctttaaatttattattttgttatttatgaAAGTATTCTTCACATTTTAAAATTATTGACATCCATTTTAAACGACACAGTGAGTTTTATTAAGTGTAAGTAGAGAAGTCAATATTTAATCGGGAGAAGTAATTAAGCTCCCTTAGTCTAtgattttttccttttattttgccAAAGTTATTATAGTCAAGATCAGTTTGACTTTACAGTACACTGGAAATGTCGTCACGGGAAGGAAACAAAATTCAATTATTGAGACTGGTTTGGCTTTATTGTAAGGTAGGGAATAGTACATGACATCAACCTAGGGGTAAACCGTAGAAGAGCAAAAAGCTGTTTTACCTGACCAAATGATTGTAAGCCGCGAAACTTAGAATGATTTACCATCTCAACCTTGAGGCAGAATGTATAAAATAGATCTATGCAGTTCTTTCAAAAGGAAACTGTATAGCATAGTACTTACTGTTTTGTTATGTACCCAAATTTTCTGCTGGTTCTGTGAGTTTTGGTTCATCATTGTCATTGATGACAAAGGCTACATATGGTGCTCTGAAAATAccaatatacatacatatatatatatatacacaaatatatatatatatatatatatatatatataagatactAAATTCTAGAGGGTGGGTTTGGTTCCATCATTGATGAAAGGTGAGTGAAATTGAACCTCTGCTTCTCGCATGCGAGGCCAACACTATGTAGTCTATACTAATAATATTtgtaacactttttttttttaaagcagaCACACATAAAAATTATGAAAGtttttattcatacctccaaaattagtaTTTAGACATCCTCACTTAATAAACTtctaacttacttttacaaataaccaatttgctatctacAACTCTCTAATTTTCTCACAATACTCATCGtctaataaaatcaataatattttttttgtacctCCAATGTGGGTAGTTGCGTAGTTGGACcttcttcaatttttgtagatttcacaatcctattttaTCTTGATACAATTAagctgaacaaaaaaaaaacaagaagaaaaaaacccaGTTGGTATGATTCAGTATAAACAAAGGGAAAGAGTAGACGAACACTAAAAGGAACGTCTGGCCTGGACAATGTTCAAGAAGCCACAAGCTCTTAAGCTTTGAATGCTCAAATATACTACGAGTTATTAGTTAGATTCATTTAGTACTTCCTGTTTGAGTCCAAAAGTATTTTTAGCAAGATCCCGTAGGGGATTTAGTACAGCAgaccgatacctgcggcccaaaaataagcctacttgggtttggattacagcttcgcccattccgtgatccataaggaaaacaagcccttattggaatcaaatagcggagattgaataagaaacttcaatcaataatcattctatggcaaggaacagtcgaaaccctaattataaataccaggtttcaaggacaaattagggacaactctcaaatcaactaatcatacagattatcaaagcctttCTAGAGCAATCCTAcatgcaacccagcgaagctaaagtcacgctttagcaaaacccgtgctttctccaaacttctcagtgattgctctgctcaacccaCAATGTTGAGTATTGATTCGGTGTCGCGAAGATATCataaccaaagcccttatccgtaaggcaataagtccttttccgaaaggcatagagaagaacctggtgacgaggttggtgctctcctcgtccacggcgtttgatcaagaagtcaggtcaatggATTCTCCAACGACTGCACCCTACGGTGCTGGCACGTCTGCTCAcatgctcaaaagagacagtttgcacccacactggttttggagccaaacattttggcacgcccagtgggacccatAGCGTTTCTTTGTGACCGCAACCATTGGGAAATCAAGcgcaaacccttaccaaaaggtttacgccaactgtccaaaccacaagacctccagttacagaccgcactctCGTGCCGACTGTCGTGGTCTCTCCGAAGAACAGATAACACATAAGTTCTCACTCGAGCCACCATCACCAGACATGTCAATAGAACATAGGGGAACTCCACAGCCCGGTGCTGAGGGCAACAAAGATCCTCATGTTCAGCCTAATGAGGGTCTCAATTTTATGTATCTATATAGATCATATAACAAAGTTTAtcaataggaaaaaaaaataacaaagtttatcgatagaaaaacaaaaaaaaactaacaatcAATAATGAATCTAAAATGAGACCGAAATTAGTTCAAAATTAGACTGAAACCAGTTCAAAATCATACttaccaaaatcataataaaatcAGTCCAAAATCACAATAAATCTCAGAAAGAGAGAGCAAGAAATCTTACCTAGTGCTGTACCTACTCGACCATGCCATGTATAATGTTTACTAATCTCGATCTGTTCTTGAACGAAGAAAAGGAGATcgaagaagaataagagtgaCATGGCACTTGATCATCTCAAGAATGAATCTTACTCGGTGTtcttatatagttttttttattacaagGAAGCCCGAAGGCAAACGacaaaaacctaaaacacaATTAATCTGGGTTTGGACAAACCaaatagatcagcttccagaagAGGCACAACATCAGTAGGAGGAGAGCTAAAGAATCTGCATCCAGGCTCAAAACCATGCCCAATATTTGCTAACAAATCAGCCACTGAATTACATTCTCTGTAAACATGGATAAGGGACACATTCCAATCCCTACTCAAGAGTTCCTGACAACTTGCCACAATACTAtaaagaggatggagatgagcaATGGGAGAGAGGACCAAATTAACCGCAACAAGTGAatccatttcaattttcaattgtcTACACTCATTCTGCCAAGCCATTTCCATTCCTTTAAGAAGCCCCCAAAGTTCAGCCTCAACAACTTGACCAATGCCCAACTTGACAGCAAAACCATTCATCCATTCCCCCTTATCATTTCCAAGGGCTCCTCCAGCACAGATAATCCCAGTGTTTTTGTGAAAACTACCATCAACATTTAACTTAAACCAATCCTTAGGAGGAAACTGCCAACACAGCTGAGCCATCAGTCTTGGGGGTTTAGCATGTGTAATCATATTTGCTTCAAAGTAATCTCTGGTAGACTGATGAATGATTAAACTAGGCCAAAATGGAAAATTAAAAGTATGATCCATGATGATGCTACACCTCCATTTCCAAATATACCAAAGCCCCatagcaaaataacaacaccaAGGAACCTCGTATTGCATTATCACAGAGGATTTTAAATTGACAAGCAACCAATCATTGAAAGGAAGAGTGTAAGATGAGGAGAACTCACTTGTAGGGTGGAGGGCAGGCCAAATCCTCATAGAAATATTACAGTCTTTGAAAAGATGGTTCAAGGATTCAAGTGGGAAGCCGCATCTAGGACAACGAGTATCAGTAGCCAAGCCTCTACGAACTCTGCCGTCATTCGTTAGCAATCTATCATGCACAAGGGTCCATAAAAAGGTTTTCACCTTATGAGGGATTTGAAGCTTCCAAATAAAGTTCCATAGCCATGGTTGATGTTCCAAGTTCAAAAACAGAGAGTGATAAGCAGTTTTAACAGAAAAGTTACCATTCTGAGATAACCTCCAAATGATCGTGTCATCACCACTGCGAATACCTCCTGCATGCATACTCAAAATTTTTAACTTCACATCCTCAGATAGAAATTCTTGCACCCGGTGTAAAACCCATCCACCACAATAAACATCACACACTCTTAGCCCTTCGAGATTGGGAGGAATAGGCTTCAAAGCAGTAGCAGCCAAAACACCAAGACCTGTCCAATTATCATTCCAGAAGGAAATTTGCGTCCCAGATCCAATCCTCCATTTAGACCCCTGAGGGAGCAGTTGCGCTCCATATAGGATGCCTTTCCATGTACTAGAACTAGAAGGAAAAGGTGATGTTAGCTTTCGCAAAATGCAATCATCTTTGAGATATTTTTTATTCAAAGCCTGGGCCCACAACTCTTGTTCCCGTTGCAAAAGCCTCCATCCTGTTTTAGCTAGCACAGCCTGATTCATCATACAAGTCTTCTTCAAACCCAAGCCACCGTAACATTTAGGTTTACAGACTGTATCCCACTTCACAAGATGAATTTTCTTCTGTTCTTCATTGTGCCCCCAGAGAAAGTTCATGTTCAAACGATCAAGAGTATTACAAATGGACATAGGAAGTCTTACTGATTGCATAGTATAAATTGGTAGTCCAGCTGTAACCGATTGAATTAGGGTGTGTCTCCCAGCCATCGAAAGGGTATGACTTTTCCAAGAAGTGAGTCTGAGTTGGACCTTCTCCACTAGGCCTTTATAAGTCTCAGGGGTAACTCTTGAGTGTAGCAGAGGCACTCCAAGATACTTCCCTAAGTCATCAGTTAATGGAGAACCACAAATGTCTGATAATTGAGTAGCAAGCCCTTCCTCAGTATTTGGAGAACAGAAAAGGGAGGATTTTTCAAAGCTTACTTCTTGGCCTGAATTTAAGCAGAAGCAATCAATACAAGAACGCATTACCTCAGCTTGAGAAAGAGAAGCCTCTGCAAATAAGATCAAGTCATCTGCAAAGAAAAGATGGGAGACTGCAGGgccatttctagagattttcaCCGGTTTCCACGTACCTTGTTCTActtgaaaattaattaaatgcGAAAGCTTCTCCATACATAAGACAAACAGGTAAGGGGACAAAGGATCACCCTGCCTTAGCCCACTCTCTGGACTGATATTTTCAGTGGCTTCTCCATTAATTATGACTCTGGAATTAACAGAGGTAAAACACTGAATCATCAGCTGTAATAATTTACCCCGAATACCCACTTCCCATAGCACACTTTTAATAAAATGCCACTGAAGCTTGTCATAACTTTAGCAAGATCAATCTTCCAAGCCATAAACCCAAGGTTCCCTCGGGAGTTTCGAAACTTATGCAAAAGCTCTTGAGCTACAATAATATTGTCAGTAATATTTCGGCCAGGAATAAAACTAACCTGAGTAGGAGAGACTAGCGTACTCATCATGGGCCTTAATCTTTGCACAATGATCTTTGAGACCACTTTATACAAAGTGTTGCAAAGACTAATCGGTCTCATCTGCTTCATGGAGAGAGGGCTTGCCACTTTGGGAATTAAAGCAATGAGTGTGTTATTCAGGTTTTCAGGGAGCTCACATTTATCAAAGCACTCTTTAACCATCTTAATAATGTCATCTTTGCATGTTGACCAATGAGCCTGGAAGAACTTTGCAGGAATTCCATCAGGACCTGGAGCTTTGAGCCCACCAATGGAGAACATACTAGTCTTTATTTCTAATTCAGAAACATCACGACTGAGGTCACCAAGATCACTTGGATCAATTCTTGGGAAACGATTAGGAATAGCTTCAATTACTCCTAAAGTATTCTTTTCTCTGAATAATCCCTTGAAATAGCTAACAGCAATAGAGTGCAGATAATTTCTATCAGTCCTCCAAGTGCCATACTCATCTTCAAGCCCTTcaattctgtttcttcttctacGAATAATGGTGGACAGATGaaagaatttggttttcttatCCCCCTCTCTCAGCCATGTATTTCTCGATTTTTGTTTCCAGAAAATCTCTTCACTGGATAAAATCTCATGATATTCTTTCGTCAATTCCTTCTCCAGATTCACAAGAAAGGGAGACTTCCTTTGGCAGAGGACCGTTTGAATACCTGCAAGGCGAGCAAtcaatcttctttttttcctaaaGATATTCCCAAAAACTTCCACATTCCATTTCTTCACTGCATCTGTAAACAAGGCCATTTTGTTGGAGATTGAAACTTCCTCCATAGACCAATTTTGCTTTGCAAATTCTCCAAACCCCGAGTGATTCAGCCACATTGCCTCAAAACGGAACGGTTTGAGAGTTAGAGAAGGAGTTTGAGCTCTACTTAAACTGAGAAAAATAGGACAATGATCAGATTTAAGTCTTGCAACATGCTGAACAAAAGCATCTGGGAACTCATGTCTCCACGAAATATTACAGATGCCTCTATCCAATCTCTCCAAAATCTCTTCCCCATTTCTGGTAGCCTTCCAAGTAAAATCAGCACCAATgtagcccatatcaatcatgaAGTTTCTGTCAACCCAAGTTGCAAACCTACCCCCACCAAGAACAGCTCGTCCCCCTTGTTTATCCGCATCTGAAATTAACTCATTAAAATCACCAGCAATAAGCCAAGAGATAGTACAATGGGAGTTAAAATTATCCAAATAGGACCATAACTCATCACGTAAAACAGGATCAGGACTCGCATAAACAGCAGTGAAGAACCATTG
This portion of the Rosa chinensis cultivar Old Blush chromosome 1, RchiOBHm-V2, whole genome shotgun sequence genome encodes:
- the LOC112172576 gene encoding uncharacterized protein LOC112172576; its protein translation is MVSYVGILGKVEGWEIWSLGRSETVRFGLGEGGDSTKSSIVRSWKNTSLPITERATSDADPSQVKGRVLKKPTRQRKALKDVTNGIAVRPFVIQPQVVSQALNSSAPSPSKASDPNDVVSTLLGKDENVYMVGTISLVCASSSGVSKDIITEDGSSNADMSITSLVTESADKQWFFTAVYASPDPVLRDELWSYLDNFNSHCTISWLIAGDFNELISDADKQGGRAVLGGGRFATWVDRNFMIDMGYIGADFTWKATRNGEEILERLDRGICNISWRHEFPDAFVQHVARLKSDHCPIFLSLSRAQTPSLTLKPFRFEAMWLNHSGFGEFAKQNWSMEEVSISNKMALFTDAVKKWNVEVFGNIFRKKRRLIARLAGIQTVLCQRKSPFLVNLEKELTKEYHEILSSEEIFWKQKSRNTWLREGDKKTKFFHLSTIIRRRRNRIEGLEDEYGTWRTDRNYLHSIAVSYFKGLFREKNTLGVIEAIPNRFPRIDPSDLGDLSRDVSELEIKTSMFSIGGLKAPGPDGIPAKFFQAHWSTCKDDIIKMVKECFDKCELPENLNNTLIALIPKVASPLSMKQMRPISLCNTLYKVVSKIIVQRLRPMMSTLVSPTQVSFIPGRNITDNIIVAQELLHKFRNSRGNLGFMAWKIDLAKVMTSFSGILLKVCYGKVIINGEATENISPESGLRQGDPLSPYLFVLCMEKLSHLINFQVEQGQEVSFEKSSLFCSPNTEEGLATQLSDICGSPLTDDLGKYLGVPLLHSRVTPETYKGLVEKVQLRLTSWKSHTLSMAGRHTLIQSVTAGLPIYTMQSVRLPMSICNTLDRLNMNFLWGHNEEQKKIHLVKWDTVCKPKCYGGLGLKKTCMMNQAVLAKTGWRLLQREQELWAQALNKKYLKDDCILRKLTSPFPSSSSTWKGILYGAQLLPQGSKWRIGSGTQISFWNDNWTGLGVLAATALKPIPPNLEGLRVCDVYCGGWVLHRVQEFLSEDVKLKILSMHAGGIRSGDDTIIWRLSQNGNFSVKTAYHSLFLNLEHQPWLWNFIWKLQIPHKVKTFLWTLVHDRLLTNDGRVRRGLATDTRCPRCGFPLESLNHLFKDCNISMRIWPALHPTSEFSSSYTLPFNDWLLVNLKSSVIMQYEVPWCCYFAMGLWYIWKWRCSIIMDHTFNFPFWPSLIIHQSTRDYFEANMITHAKPPRLMAQLCWQFPPKDWFKLNVDGSFHKNTGIICAGGALGNDKGEWMNGFAVKLGIGQVVEAELWGLLKGMEMAWQNECRQLKIEMDSLVAVNLVLSPIAHLHPLYSIVASCQELLSRDWNVSLIHVYRECNSVADLLANIGHGFEPGCRFFSSPPTDVVPLLEADLFGLSKPRLIVF